The window GTGTTTGTCTCCCTGATCGAGGAAACGGACCGAAAGATGGATGCGAACCCAATTGAGCCGAACAGGGGCATGGAATGATTTCGTTTCGCAGACTGGCCGCCGTCTCTCGAAAGGAAGGGATTCACATCGTCCGGGACTGGCGAAGCCTGACCCTTGCCATTGCCATCCCGATTCTGTTGATTCTGCTCTATGGCTATGCGCTCACCCTCGATGTGAAGAACGTGCCGGTTCAAGTATGGGACAGATCCCGAACCCCGGAAAGCAGGCTGTTTCTGTCCCATCTGGAAGGATCGCCCTATTTCGTCCTGGTCGGTTTCTGCGACAGCTACACCGCGATCCGGCAAGCACTCGAAACCGGCTCTGCCATGGTCGCTCTCGTCATTCCGGCTGATTTCGCCGATCGTCTGCCGACGGCATCCCCTCGGCCGATTCAGGTGCTGATCGACGGAAGCGATGCCAACACGGCCAGGCTCGTCCTGAACTACGTGGAGTTGATCGCTCTCGAATTCGGAATGCGCATCACATCCCAACTTCACCCCATCGGTGGCGGCCGGATTTCCCCCGCAGTCGAGCTCAAGCCCCGGGTCTGGTACAACGAGGAGATGAAGAGCCAGAACGCCATTCTGCCCGGCATCATCGCCATCGTCCTCATGGTCATTGCCGCCATGCTGACCAGTGTGACAATCGCCCGGGAATGGGAAACCGGGACGATGGAACAGCTCATCTCCACACCCATTCGGCCGTCGGAGTTGATCTTCGGAAAGACCCTCCCCTACATGGGAATCGGCATGCTCGATGTGGGTATCGCCCTCGGCATGAGCATCTGGGTCTTCGGGGTGCCGTTTCGGGGAAGTCCGGCGCTGCTTTTTCTGATGGCCGCCGTTTTTCTGACCGGGGCGCTTTTCCTCGGGATGACGCTCAGCATCGTTTTGAAATCCCAGGTTCTGGCCAATCAACTGGCCATCGCCATCGGATTTCTGCCCACCCTGATGCTGAGCGGGTTCGTGTTCGCCATATGGAACATGCCCAGGCCCCTGCAATGGCTGACCATGCTGCTGCCGGGAAGGTATTTCATCACCATTCTGCGTGGCATCGTTCTCAAGGGCGTTGGCTGGGAAGTACTCTGGATAGAAGCGGTTTTCCTGCTGGTCTATGCGGCCTGCTTCATCACGGTGGCGCACCGCAAACTCAAGCTGGAGCTGGAATGATGGCGTTGTGGCAAAGGCTCAAGCCCATGCTCGTCAAGGAATTCCTGCAGATGATCCGGGATGTCCGGATGCGGGCCGTTGTGTTCGGCCTTCCGGTCATTCAGATGATGATCATGGCCTTCGCCCTCACGACGGATGTGACCCGGATCCGGACTGCCATCCTGGATTGGGACAGAACGCCCGCTTCCCGCGAGCTTCTCGATGCCTTTGCGGGTTCGGGGTATTTCGAAATCCATGAAGTGCTGCAGCAGGATCGGGAGGTTGAGAGGCTTCTCGATCATGCCGCTGTCACTGCGGTCCTGGTGATTCCTGCCGGGTTCGAAAACGACCGAAAGGCGGGAAAAGCCGCGGACATCCAGTTGCTGCTCGACGGGACGGACAGCAATACGAGTGCGATCGTTCTCGGTTATGCCATGGCAGTGGCCCAAAGGTTCGGCCAGGCCGACATCCGGTATCGGGGCCCGGAGATTCAAAGCCGGGCCTGGTTCAATGTGAATCTGGAAAGCCGGCTGTATTTCGTTCCGGCTCTCATCGCCGTGATGCTGCTCGTCTTCAGCATTCTGCTCACCAGCATCGGCATCGTCCGGGAAAAAGAGATCGGCACCATCGAGCAGATCATGGTAACGCCGATCCGGAAAATCGAGTATATCCTCGGAAAGACCATTCCATACCTGGCAGCCGGATATGTCACCATGAGCCTCATGCTGGCCGTGGCGATGGCGGTCTTCGGCGTACGCATCCATGGCAACGTCCTGTTGCTCTATCTGCTGACCGGGATCTATCTCTTCGGCAATCTCGGCATTGCGCTCATCGTCAGCGCAAGCGCCCAGACCCAGCAGCAGGCGCTTCTGACGGCCTTTCTGATCCTGATGCCC of the Desulfatirhabdium butyrativorans DSM 18734 genome contains:
- a CDS encoding ABC transporter permease, which encodes MISFRRLAAVSRKEGIHIVRDWRSLTLAIAIPILLILLYGYALTLDVKNVPVQVWDRSRTPESRLFLSHLEGSPYFVLVGFCDSYTAIRQALETGSAMVALVIPADFADRLPTASPRPIQVLIDGSDANTARLVLNYVELIALEFGMRITSQLHPIGGGRISPAVELKPRVWYNEEMKSQNAILPGIIAIVLMVIAAMLTSVTIAREWETGTMEQLISTPIRPSELIFGKTLPYMGIGMLDVGIALGMSIWVFGVPFRGSPALLFLMAAVFLTGALFLGMTLSIVLKSQVLANQLAIAIGFLPTLMLSGFVFAIWNMPRPLQWLTMLLPGRYFITILRGIVLKGVGWEVLWIEAVFLLVYAACFITVAHRKLKLELE
- a CDS encoding ABC transporter permease — translated: MALWQRLKPMLVKEFLQMIRDVRMRAVVFGLPVIQMMIMAFALTTDVTRIRTAILDWDRTPASRELLDAFAGSGYFEIHEVLQQDREVERLLDHAAVTAVLVIPAGFENDRKAGKAADIQLLLDGTDSNTSAIVLGYAMAVAQRFGQADIRYRGPEIQSRAWFNVNLESRLYFVPALIAVMLLVFSILLTSIGIVREKEIGTIEQIMVTPIRKIEYILGKTIPYLAAGYVTMSLMLAVAMAVFGVRIHGNVLLLYLLTGIYLFGNLGIALIVSASAQTQQQALLTAFLILMPCVLLSGFMFPIRNMPESIQIATWLNPMRWYLEILRGIVMKGVGIRALWQPIACQAALAVVFIAIAASRVKKTLS